A single genomic interval of Rosistilla ulvae harbors:
- a CDS encoding GumC family protein → MARRRRNTSADSPLTLFDILAAVIEYRWRAAFTFLLVMGLSLVAVVLFPKKFESEAKMFVRLGRGSVTMDTTATTGQTISIQESRESEINSITDMLQSRQLAEDVVTAIGADRILEKHSWIEKTIDHWMGMLPQMPESSVEGGDMGEMTPEQVEQQERFELAVRYVIKNTKINSPKKSTTITVVCRARSPKLAQDLTTKFLESHNKMHLNAYKSPGSYKFFEENFAEHEKMVSDYEDAMREAKNDMVVLTIEGKQQSLQEQITSVEKEIINTNTELFSARASLLDFMADMERLPEEMATETTRGIANEANDKMRDRLYELEIREKDLASKYKSVHPKLVTLRQQLNASKMILASQEKEREHNVMAVNPVRQDVHKSLLTAKSRIAGLEAKVDALRAVEQELNEELQKVNSFELTSSELRRRINIADNNHRIYAQKLEESRINNALDQEAISNVSIVQQPSFVMKHISPKRSLLGALGLLLSMLCGVFVAVASDRFPGVDDDYAELDQRLAQIESKAASRRTLEQEADVDQGDHDSRAVDQDADDDQPAVDHDNHQDSTNNN, encoded by the coding sequence ATGGCACGAAGACGCCGCAACACTTCTGCTGACAGTCCGCTGACATTGTTTGATATCTTGGCTGCAGTCATCGAATATCGTTGGCGAGCTGCGTTTACATTCTTGTTGGTGATGGGATTGTCGTTGGTCGCAGTGGTGCTGTTTCCCAAAAAGTTCGAATCCGAAGCGAAGATGTTCGTGCGGTTGGGGCGGGGAAGCGTGACGATGGATACGACCGCGACGACCGGCCAAACGATCTCGATTCAAGAATCCCGCGAATCGGAGATCAATTCGATTACCGATATGCTGCAGAGTCGTCAGTTGGCCGAGGATGTGGTGACCGCCATCGGTGCCGATCGAATCCTCGAAAAGCATTCTTGGATCGAAAAGACAATCGATCATTGGATGGGCATGCTGCCCCAAATGCCCGAATCCTCCGTCGAGGGGGGCGATATGGGGGAGATGACGCCCGAGCAAGTCGAGCAACAGGAGCGATTTGAGTTGGCGGTCCGTTACGTGATCAAGAACACGAAAATCAATTCACCCAAAAAGTCGACGACGATCACGGTTGTTTGCCGGGCCCGGTCGCCCAAGTTGGCGCAAGACCTGACGACCAAGTTTCTAGAGAGCCACAACAAGATGCACCTCAACGCGTACAAGTCGCCCGGCTCGTACAAGTTCTTCGAGGAAAATTTTGCCGAACACGAAAAGATGGTCAGCGATTACGAAGACGCGATGCGCGAGGCCAAAAACGATATGGTCGTGCTCACGATCGAAGGCAAGCAGCAATCGCTGCAGGAACAGATCACCAGCGTCGAAAAAGAGATCATCAATACCAACACCGAGCTGTTTTCGGCGCGGGCGAGTCTGTTGGATTTCATGGCCGATATGGAACGCTTGCCCGAGGAGATGGCAACCGAAACGACGCGGGGAATCGCCAACGAAGCGAACGATAAGATGCGCGATCGGTTGTACGAACTGGAGATCCGCGAAAAGGATCTGGCATCGAAATATAAATCGGTCCATCCGAAACTCGTCACCCTGCGTCAACAACTCAACGCCTCCAAGATGATTCTTGCCTCTCAGGAGAAGGAGCGGGAACACAACGTGATGGCGGTCAATCCGGTTCGACAGGATGTCCATAAATCGCTGCTGACCGCAAAATCACGAATCGCCGGACTCGAAGCAAAAGTCGACGCGTTGCGGGCCGTGGAACAAGAACTCAATGAAGAACTGCAAAAGGTCAACTCGTTCGAACTCACTTCGTCCGAACTTCGTCGACGGATCAACATCGCCGACAACAACCACCGCATCTATGCTCAAAAACTGGAAGAATCGCGAATCAACAACGCGCTCGATCAGGAAGCGATCTCGAACGTTTCGATCGTCCAGCAACCTTCGTTTGTGATGAAACATATCAGCCCTAAACGGAGTCTGTTGGGAGCCCTCGGACTCCTGCTTTCGATGTTGTGTGGCGTCTTTGTGGCGGTGGCCAGCGATCGCTTTCCCGGTGTCGACGACGACTATGCCGAACTCGATCAACGTCTGGCCCAGATCGAATCCAAAGCGGCATCGCGGCGGACGTTGGAACAGGAGGCGGATGTCGACCAAGGGGATCACGACTCCCGCGCCGTCGATCAGGATGCCGATGATGACCAGCCAGCGGTCGATCACGACAACCATCAAGATTCGACCAACAACAACTGA
- the xrtU gene encoding exosortase U — MNQDAELAALSSQASKFFKSYRFETIILLCFAPLVYLHFRNLWRYDHYQYFPLILLAFPYLVWNCRGTGPMRWTSPLWERGFAVTSLVLLAIATFFWSPNLAMLGAVFAVGSLLLTLRRGGKISQFLPLWFVLWFLVRLPGNLDITLIFSLQAWTSQAASLLLDALRIDHALLGNVIWAGPQSYFVEEACSGINSLFSLTALTAVALILNRRPPIHAILLLVAAVFWACVVNIIRVATLVLFNERWHIDLLEGTPHTLFGLILFLLAVAMLICTDQFLMMFHESEHVVELGRPQHPSTPANSPHNNIAADTNDSESSSPPRLREHRFAAILSPIFALLLLSQLYSCIAGTGRIASRNLQPSEIAFAATDLPTDLDGWTQTAFEVQTRDVVNYLGERSAVWTYQRDGNEVYVSVDYPFWHWHELIQCYQAQGQTLASREVLASDDELPAVVLAELTNISGQSSLLAFSLFRQSGIAMQPPPEASGFTAYAFTRIDNNLDTFFNRNEPTYQVQVLAPISNPTNAIAEDAILALHREVTQRIRSLVPIKAGGD, encoded by the coding sequence ATGAACCAGGATGCCGAACTTGCCGCTCTGTCGTCGCAGGCATCGAAGTTTTTTAAGTCGTATCGCTTCGAAACGATAATCCTTCTCTGCTTTGCGCCGTTGGTCTATCTGCATTTCCGCAATTTATGGCGGTACGATCACTACCAATATTTCCCGCTGATCTTACTCGCGTTTCCCTATTTGGTCTGGAACTGTCGCGGCACCGGACCAATGCGTTGGACGTCGCCCCTTTGGGAGCGAGGATTTGCGGTGACCAGCCTCGTGCTGTTGGCGATCGCAACCTTCTTCTGGTCACCCAATCTGGCAATGCTGGGAGCCGTATTTGCTGTCGGCAGCTTGCTGCTGACGCTACGGCGGGGCGGCAAGATCTCCCAGTTCCTGCCCCTGTGGTTTGTTCTCTGGTTTCTCGTGCGACTGCCGGGCAACCTCGATATCACACTGATCTTTTCGCTGCAGGCCTGGACGTCGCAAGCCGCCAGCCTGTTGCTCGACGCCCTGCGAATCGATCACGCGTTGTTGGGCAATGTGATTTGGGCTGGCCCGCAGAGCTACTTCGTCGAGGAAGCTTGCAGCGGAATCAATTCGCTTTTCTCCCTAACGGCTTTAACCGCCGTCGCCTTGATCCTGAATCGACGACCGCCAATCCATGCAATATTGCTGCTGGTGGCCGCCGTCTTCTGGGCCTGCGTAGTCAATATCATTCGCGTCGCGACGCTGGTGCTGTTTAACGAACGATGGCACATCGACCTGCTCGAGGGAACACCACACACGCTGTTTGGTTTGATCTTGTTCCTGCTGGCCGTTGCGATGCTGATCTGCACCGACCAATTTTTGATGATGTTTCATGAATCGGAACACGTCGTGGAACTGGGCAGGCCGCAGCATCCCTCCACCCCAGCGAACTCGCCTCACAACAATATCGCTGCGGACACCAACGATTCCGAATCCTCCTCACCCCCAAGACTTCGAGAGCATCGTTTTGCTGCGATCCTAAGTCCGATCTTCGCCCTGCTGCTGCTTTCCCAACTCTATTCATGCATTGCGGGAACGGGACGCATCGCAAGCCGAAATCTCCAGCCATCGGAGATCGCTTTCGCAGCAACCGATCTACCGACGGATCTTGACGGTTGGACGCAAACTGCGTTTGAGGTTCAAACGCGCGACGTCGTGAATTACTTGGGCGAACGCAGTGCAGTTTGGACCTACCAACGCGACGGAAACGAAGTATATGTGTCGGTCGATTACCCTTTTTGGCATTGGCACGAACTGATTCAATGTTATCAAGCACAAGGCCAGACGCTGGCATCCCGCGAGGTTCTCGCTAGCGATGACGAACTGCCAGCGGTTGTGCTGGCGGAACTGACCAACATCTCGGGGCAATCGAGTCTCTTGGCCTTCAGTCTGTTTCGGCAATCGGGAATCGCGATGCAGCCTCCCCCGGAAGCCTCTGGTTTTACCGCATACGCCTTCACCCGCATCGACAACAACTTGGATACCTTCTTCAATCGCAACGAACCGACCTACCAAGTTCAGGTGCTGGCACCGATCTCCAATCCCACAAACGCCATCGCCGAAGATGCAATCCTCGCTCTGCACCGCGAGGTGACCCAAAGGATTCGATCCCTGGTCCCAATCAAAGCAGGAGGGGACTGA
- a CDS encoding glutamate-5-semialdehyde dehydrogenase, translating into MTTAETPSLESYCLDVAQRAHRASRQLSTLSTEIKNRWLLQSADALLQHEAELQKTNTLDLQAAPGFGLTDAEVDRLRLTSDRIAAIAKGLREIAALPDPIGQVIEGFRRPNGLQIIKRRVPLGVVFFIYESRPNVTADAAAICVKSGNAVILRGGKEAAHSSAAIVEILNKTAAEVGLPTDAVQLVSTADRDAVGHFLGMHELIDVTIPRGGESLIRRVASEATMPVIKHYDGNCHVYVDRDANLDQAVEITVNSKCHRMGVCNACESLLVHRDVAEAFLPQIAAALAQHDVEIVGDPQTCKCVPTASAATEADWSTEYLGPKISVRVVDDLESAIEHINRYGSHHTDAIVTKDLAASERFTDAIDSAAVMVNASTRFNDGGEFGLGAEIGISTDKFHARGPCGLTELTSYKYVVNGQGQVRS; encoded by the coding sequence ATGACCACTGCCGAAACACCTTCCCTGGAATCCTACTGCCTGGATGTTGCCCAGCGCGCCCATCGTGCGTCGCGCCAGCTGTCGACGTTGAGCACCGAAATCAAAAACCGCTGGCTGCTGCAATCGGCCGACGCGCTGCTGCAACACGAAGCGGAGCTCCAAAAGACAAACACTCTCGATTTGCAAGCTGCCCCAGGGTTTGGCCTGACCGACGCGGAAGTCGATCGGCTGCGATTGACCAGCGACCGAATCGCGGCGATCGCCAAGGGGCTGCGCGAAATCGCTGCGTTGCCCGATCCGATCGGCCAGGTGATCGAAGGCTTTCGCCGCCCCAACGGCCTGCAAATCATCAAGCGCCGGGTACCGTTGGGCGTTGTCTTTTTCATCTATGAAAGTCGCCCCAACGTGACCGCCGATGCTGCCGCGATCTGCGTCAAAAGCGGCAATGCGGTGATCTTGCGAGGGGGCAAAGAGGCGGCACATTCGAGCGCTGCGATCGTGGAGATCCTCAACAAAACCGCGGCCGAAGTCGGGCTGCCAACCGACGCGGTGCAGTTAGTCAGCACCGCCGATCGCGACGCGGTCGGCCACTTCCTCGGGATGCACGAACTGATCGACGTCACGATCCCCCGCGGCGGCGAGAGTTTGATTCGTCGCGTTGCGAGCGAAGCGACGATGCCCGTGATCAAACACTACGACGGCAACTGTCACGTCTACGTCGACCGCGACGCGAACCTCGATCAAGCTGTCGAGATCACCGTCAATTCGAAGTGCCACCGCATGGGCGTCTGCAACGCCTGTGAATCACTGCTGGTCCACCGCGACGTTGCAGAGGCCTTTCTGCCGCAGATCGCTGCAGCGTTGGCTCAGCACGACGTGGAGATCGTCGGCGACCCGCAGACATGCAAGTGCGTCCCCACGGCGTCGGCGGCAACCGAAGCCGACTGGAGCACCGAATATCTGGGCCCCAAGATCAGCGTCCGCGTGGTCGACGACCTGGAATCGGCGATCGAACACATCAACCGCTATGGTTCGCATCACACCGACGCGATCGTGACCAAGGACCTCGCCGCGTCGGAGCGGTTTACCGACGCGATCGACAGCGCCGCGGTGATGGTCAACGCGAGCACTCGATTCAACGATGGCGGCGAATTTGGTCTCGGCGCCGAGATCGGCATCTCGACCGACAAATTCCACGCCCGTGGACCGTGTGGATTGACCGAACTAACCAGCTACAAATATGTGGTTAACGGTCAGGGACAAGTCCGCAGTTGA
- a CDS encoding tetratricopeptide repeat protein: MEPINTKRKRKRGPGFQPGAWFASRRWDKALTAAPAVVVATAIGATCGWTLTRTEALQQRYLQSLSRAVEEDQTEVAERYANKLTTLGVAERPEVQWIRTVIDLRQGRLETAQAMLAKLAPHDAVGYPQAHLFIAQQLARQNGPDKQAATLLKHHLMAASSISAQQEWTAETLAKIYLAENDLKSATDQLETIAPEKPETWLVIAKIKQQQGDEAGQREAFQAATAALTKQITDQPDDTARRLLLAQATLKSEGFRATEAILLAGLKRNSEAAELRDALATLYVQHSDKIRSTAVSGSGEIVDAFQLIKRAIKLAPNHSQALQRLVSFLDEPGLAEEHAQQMVSDLLASGKATANVHLLLATRAMMAGDDATAQIHMDQGFEKDPNLPTLLNNMAWLVARQDPPDLETALGYANKAIGLVGNNREIAMRVRDTRGHILVKMERWQAAIDDLETALPQLSDRAKINTHKALTKAYRVLGQNDAATAHQRQAEAVGLEAKPAD, from the coding sequence ATGGAACCGATCAACACGAAACGAAAACGGAAGCGTGGCCCCGGCTTTCAGCCTGGCGCCTGGTTCGCGTCTCGACGCTGGGACAAGGCGTTGACCGCAGCACCAGCCGTCGTCGTGGCGACGGCAATCGGTGCGACCTGCGGCTGGACTTTGACGAGAACCGAAGCATTGCAGCAGCGTTACCTGCAGTCGCTCAGCAGGGCGGTGGAGGAGGATCAAACGGAAGTCGCCGAGCGGTATGCCAACAAGCTGACGACACTTGGCGTGGCGGAACGTCCCGAAGTACAGTGGATCCGGACCGTGATCGATCTCCGGCAGGGGAGACTGGAAACCGCCCAAGCGATGCTCGCCAAGCTTGCCCCGCACGATGCTGTCGGCTACCCCCAAGCTCACCTGTTTATCGCCCAGCAACTGGCTCGACAAAACGGACCCGACAAGCAAGCTGCGACGCTGTTGAAGCATCATTTGATGGCTGCCTCATCGATCTCGGCTCAACAGGAATGGACTGCCGAAACGCTGGCGAAGATCTATCTGGCGGAAAACGATCTCAAATCGGCAACTGACCAACTCGAGACGATCGCCCCCGAAAAGCCGGAGACCTGGCTAGTGATCGCGAAAATCAAGCAGCAGCAAGGGGATGAAGCGGGCCAACGCGAAGCGTTCCAGGCGGCGACCGCGGCCTTAACGAAACAGATCACCGACCAGCCGGACGATACGGCACGGCGACTGTTGCTGGCTCAAGCGACTTTGAAATCCGAAGGCTTTCGCGCGACCGAAGCGATCTTGCTGGCCGGTTTAAAACGGAACTCCGAAGCTGCGGAACTGCGAGACGCATTGGCAACGCTGTACGTTCAACATTCCGACAAAATTCGCTCGACCGCCGTTTCGGGGAGCGGGGAAATTGTCGACGCCTTTCAGTTGATCAAACGGGCCATAAAATTAGCCCCCAATCACTCGCAGGCCCTGCAACGTCTGGTCTCATTTCTCGACGAACCCGGGCTCGCCGAAGAACATGCCCAGCAGATGGTGAGCGACCTGTTAGCCAGTGGCAAAGCAACCGCAAACGTCCATCTGTTGCTGGCAACACGAGCGATGATGGCAGGCGATGACGCCACGGCGCAAATCCACATGGATCAGGGTTTCGAGAAAGATCCCAACCTACCGACGCTGCTGAACAACATGGCTTGGCTGGTTGCGCGCCAAGATCCACCCGACCTGGAGACCGCGTTGGGCTATGCCAACAAAGCGATTGGTCTGGTTGGAAACAACCGCGAGATTGCGATGAGAGTCCGCGACACCCGCGGCCACATCTTGGTGAAAATGGAACGCTGGCAAGCAGCGATCGACGATCTGGAAACAGCATTACCACAACTGAGCGACCGGGCAAAAATCAACACGCACAAGGCGCTGACCAAAGCCTATCGCGTCCTTGGCCAAAACGATGCCGCCACCGCGCATCAAAGGCAAGCCGAGGCGGTTGGGCTGGAAGCGAAGCCGGCCGATTGA
- a CDS encoding DUF1207 domain-containing protein, with the protein MDGIIVSMNGSRHRFAITFWIALLCSGSAVAQRVASLAPDTYQSQPTPGAITAALNQSQALAFDPYQTSAAQVTGLPPLPFAPQTLQPLGMTAQSAVWQWQLLPKDSIYPVYLADEKASRLAGRFTRPEGDNLLLDGTLGGRFGLFRFGDRSSGPFRHGMQLDIEGSAQVRLDMEEEADVRSVDFRAGVPLSFGFGRWQTRVGYYHLSSHTGDEFLLKNPDHDRLNFSRDVLFAGAAFWITERLRTYGEVGWAFYSDVSEQWEFMFGIEYMPTAPTGWRGAPFAAAHAHLREELDYGGSLTLQAGWAWRGRDGALLRLGADFYEGKSQQWSFFDKYEPLIGFGMWYDY; encoded by the coding sequence ATGGATGGAATCATTGTCAGCATGAACGGAAGCCGACATCGTTTCGCGATAACGTTTTGGATCGCTCTGCTGTGCAGCGGTTCGGCGGTTGCGCAGCGAGTTGCGTCGCTGGCCCCCGATACCTACCAATCGCAACCAACGCCCGGAGCAATCACTGCGGCGCTCAACCAATCGCAAGCGCTCGCGTTTGATCCCTACCAGACCTCAGCGGCTCAGGTCACGGGGCTCCCACCGCTGCCGTTTGCTCCTCAGACGCTACAACCGCTGGGAATGACCGCCCAATCCGCGGTCTGGCAGTGGCAACTGTTGCCGAAGGATTCGATCTATCCGGTCTATTTAGCCGACGAAAAGGCCTCGCGACTGGCAGGCCGGTTCACGCGTCCCGAGGGAGACAATCTGCTGCTCGATGGGACGTTGGGAGGCCGCTTTGGCCTGTTTCGCTTCGGCGATCGTTCCAGCGGTCCGTTCCGCCACGGGATGCAGTTGGATATCGAAGGTTCGGCGCAGGTGCGGCTGGACATGGAGGAGGAGGCCGACGTCCGTTCGGTCGACTTTCGCGCTGGCGTTCCGTTGTCCTTCGGCTTTGGACGCTGGCAAACTCGCGTTGGATATTACCACTTGAGCTCGCACACAGGCGATGAGTTCCTACTGAAAAACCCCGACCACGATCGATTGAACTTTTCCCGCGACGTGCTGTTCGCCGGAGCTGCTTTTTGGATCACCGAGCGGTTGCGGACCTACGGCGAGGTCGGCTGGGCGTTTTATTCGGACGTCAGCGAGCAGTGGGAGTTCATGTTTGGTATCGAATACATGCCAACCGCCCCCACCGGTTGGCGAGGTGCTCCCTTTGCCGCTGCTCACGCCCATCTCCGAGAAGAACTCGACTACGGCGGCAGCCTGACGCTACAGGCGGGCTGGGCGTGGCGGGGCCGCGACGGGGCGTTGCTGCGGTTGGGCGCCGATTTCTACGAAGGCAAGAGCCAGCAATGGTCGTTCTTCGACAAATACGAACCGTTGATTGGATTTGGAATGTGGTACGACTATTGA
- a CDS encoding O-antigen ligase family protein: MATVAHSRFEERPAAASDSGLLVTSLVGSLVYAIVFMNAADFRGDTGEEFSVHWQIYFRLLICAVCGGMGILLISKSYRAFLTFPGFLITLLIAWIGVTLPFSVDRSYSMAAYISLGAVTMLIPAAMQILGGYRYLLVVAAGLMTFLVGSWIAYLVFPEIGVFKEQITRTEVLERMGGLGHPNELGLYSAFTTVLFAVLGYGRRLSWLIVIPAMLLGLVTLVACFSRTSMGITVVGLLVVYRKELFTQQTVLAALMLAILVIPPVFVVAGTGGFDWVIGDSLEKLSKSGSADELTTATGRTEIWAYAIGRIAEQPLHGYGYMTARFVMEKYSYHCHNIVLNMCLNTGVIGGMGLLAMAVYFVYAIYHDPRYEIDGLVAVILAGGLIDGMLFAAVPSASILIWFSALLWRQLDMQFDPPQPESL, encoded by the coding sequence ATGGCAACTGTTGCACATTCCCGGTTTGAAGAACGTCCAGCCGCAGCCAGCGATTCCGGTTTGCTGGTCACTTCGTTGGTGGGATCGCTGGTCTATGCGATCGTGTTCATGAACGCTGCCGATTTTCGCGGCGATACCGGAGAGGAGTTTAGCGTTCACTGGCAGATCTATTTCCGCTTGCTGATCTGTGCGGTTTGCGGCGGTATGGGAATCTTGCTGATCTCCAAATCGTACCGAGCGTTTTTAACCTTCCCCGGTTTTTTGATCACCCTGTTGATCGCTTGGATCGGCGTGACGTTGCCGTTTTCTGTCGACCGCAGCTATTCAATGGCCGCGTATATCTCGTTGGGGGCGGTGACGATGCTGATCCCCGCCGCGATGCAGATTCTGGGCGGATATCGCTATCTGTTGGTCGTCGCTGCCGGGTTGATGACCTTTCTCGTCGGTTCGTGGATTGCGTATTTGGTCTTTCCAGAGATCGGTGTTTTTAAGGAGCAGATCACGCGAACCGAAGTGCTCGAGCGAATGGGCGGGCTGGGACATCCCAACGAACTGGGGCTGTATAGCGCGTTCACGACCGTTCTTTTCGCCGTGTTGGGCTACGGTCGACGTTTGAGTTGGTTGATCGTGATCCCCGCGATGCTGTTGGGCTTGGTGACGCTGGTCGCCTGCTTCAGCCGCACGTCGATGGGCATTACGGTTGTCGGGCTGTTGGTTGTCTATCGCAAGGAACTGTTCACACAACAGACGGTTCTTGCCGCGCTGATGCTGGCGATTTTGGTGATTCCGCCGGTCTTTGTTGTCGCTGGGACCGGGGGCTTCGACTGGGTCATCGGAGACTCCCTGGAAAAGCTGTCCAAGTCGGGAAGTGCTGACGAATTGACGACCGCGACCGGTCGAACCGAGATCTGGGCGTATGCGATCGGCCGGATTGCCGAACAACCACTGCACGGTTACGGGTACATGACCGCCCGTTTTGTGATGGAAAAGTACAGCTACCACTGCCACAACATCGTGCTCAACATGTGCTTGAACACCGGGGTGATCGGCGGCATGGGCTTGTTGGCGATGGCGGTCTATTTCGTGTACGCGATCTATCACGATCCGCGCTACGAAATTGACGGTTTGGTGGCGGTCATCCTCGCCGGCGGGCTGATCGATGGGATGTTGTTCGCCGCGGTGCCATCGGCATCGATCTTGATCTGGTTTTCGGCACTGCTGTGGCGGCAACTGGATATGCAATTCGATCCGCCACAGCCGGAGTCTTTGTGA
- a CDS encoding peroxiredoxin encodes MKTAFVLGAMLLASLVLTTRPAHAELKAGDDVPEFKLVGSDGKTYTSEQFKGNQAVVIAWFPKAFTGGCTKECKSMREQGEAIRKFDVAYFTASCDDVKKNMDFAASLDLDYPILSDPDKSFAKALGCLSPRGVSSRWTYYIGKDGKILHIDKSVKTSSHGADIAAKLESLGIAKKN; translated from the coding sequence ATGAAGACTGCATTTGTATTGGGAGCGATGCTGCTGGCATCGCTGGTTCTGACAACTCGCCCCGCACACGCGGAACTGAAAGCCGGAGATGACGTTCCGGAATTCAAGTTGGTTGGCAGCGATGGCAAAACCTACACCAGCGAACAATTCAAAGGCAACCAAGCCGTTGTGATCGCGTGGTTCCCCAAAGCGTTTACCGGCGGATGCACCAAAGAGTGCAAATCGATGCGAGAGCAGGGGGAAGCGATCCGAAAGTTCGACGTCGCCTACTTCACCGCCAGCTGTGACGACGTCAAAAAGAACATGGATTTTGCCGCCAGCTTGGATCTCGACTATCCGATCTTAAGCGATCCAGACAAATCGTTTGCCAAAGCGTTGGGATGCTTAAGCCCGCGCGGTGTCTCCAGCCGTTGGACCTACTACATCGGCAAGGATGGCAAGATCTTGCACATCGACAAATCGGTCAAGACAAGCTCGCATGGCGCCGACATCGCGGCCAAACTGGAATCGCTCGGGATTGCGAAAAAGAACTGA
- a CDS encoding MraY family glycosyltransferase, with product MLTLASLCGTIALIAGLLLVPVVRSLARRIGVVDRPDPTRKLHSGAIALGGGLAVFAASLIAIFVTLFVLVPAVTNRTVEIDTGWSTLLLCTMMIVVLGLIDDWLTLRGRQKLLGQIMIVAMLVGGGLVGEGTVVSRADLFGIPIELGIFALPLTMLWLLGAINALNLVDGADGVASTMGAIICGGLAIIAFSRGELIEGTVSIALAGGLLAFLAFNRPPATIFLGDSGSMMIGLVVGTLATWTSTKESTAIAVIIPIAVLSVPLFDSSIAILRRVLTGRSIYAADRAHMHHVLKAYLDSKGYGQGWMLLIVAILTLIPVGGATASVLWNEPAYALLATAFVLGGMVLTKSFGHAELSLLARRSASFGTSLLTRSHQAEGVVRHTSIRLQGSRNWDVAWATLVDYAEQHELWRIKLDLNVSWLHEGFHGEWQRSRLPDRAEQWTMRFPVEVDGRQVGCMEIVGRGGGMATYQLMDTLLELIVDLQPHFESIVNDDPRAKTTTAPSRKLRLENQSATSEIGQAAAQT from the coding sequence ATGTTAACTCTCGCTTCCCTTTGCGGAACGATCGCATTGATTGCCGGTCTGTTGCTGGTCCCCGTCGTACGCTCGCTTGCCCGTCGCATAGGGGTAGTCGATCGCCCCGACCCAACACGCAAATTACACTCCGGTGCAATCGCGTTGGGTGGAGGCTTGGCGGTTTTCGCCGCATCGCTGATCGCAATTTTCGTAACCCTGTTCGTCCTTGTGCCAGCGGTTACCAACCGCACCGTTGAGATCGACACCGGTTGGTCGACCCTGCTGCTGTGTACGATGATGATCGTGGTGTTGGGCCTGATCGATGATTGGTTGACGCTTCGCGGTCGCCAAAAGCTGCTCGGCCAAATCATGATCGTGGCGATGCTTGTGGGGGGCGGTCTGGTTGGCGAAGGAACGGTTGTCAGCCGAGCCGATCTGTTTGGCATTCCGATCGAACTTGGCATCTTCGCGCTGCCACTGACAATGCTCTGGCTGCTGGGAGCGATCAATGCATTGAATCTTGTCGATGGTGCCGATGGGGTCGCATCGACGATGGGAGCGATTATTTGCGGTGGCCTTGCAATCATCGCCTTCTCCCGTGGCGAATTGATCGAGGGGACCGTTTCGATTGCATTGGCAGGGGGCTTGCTGGCATTCCTGGCCTTTAACCGGCCCCCCGCGACGATCTTTCTTGGCGATTCGGGAAGCATGATGATCGGATTGGTCGTCGGTACGCTGGCGACCTGGACAAGCACAAAAGAATCGACAGCGATCGCAGTCATTATTCCGATTGCGGTCTTGTCGGTGCCATTGTTCGATTCGTCGATCGCTATCTTGCGGCGTGTTTTGACCGGACGCAGCATTTATGCAGCCGATCGCGCCCACATGCACCACGTGCTGAAAGCCTACCTGGATTCCAAGGGCTACGGGCAAGGTTGGATGCTGTTGATCGTTGCGATATTGACCCTGATCCCAGTCGGCGGTGCAACCGCCAGCGTTCTCTGGAACGAACCGGCGTATGCGTTGCTGGCGACAGCATTTGTGCTCGGCGGAATGGTGCTCACCAAATCGTTCGGGCACGCTGAACTCTCGTTGTTGGCCCGCCGATCGGCTAGCTTTGGAACCTCATTGCTCACTCGCAGCCACCAAGCTGAAGGAGTTGTGCGGCACACATCGATCCGCTTACAAGGCTCTCGAAACTGGGACGTCGCGTGGGCCACATTGGTCGATTACGCCGAACAGCACGAATTGTGGCGGATCAAATTGGATCTGAACGTCTCCTGGTTGCACGAAGGCTTTCACGGTGAATGGCAACGCTCGCGATTGCCCGACCGCGCAGAACAATGGACGATGCGGTTCCCCGTCGAGGTCGATGGACGACAGGTTGGTTGCATGGAAATTGTCGGTCGCGGCGGCGGAATGGCGACCTATCAATTGATGGACACTTTATTGGAGTTGATCGTCGACCTGCAGCCCCATTTTGAATCGATCGTCAACGATGATCCGAGAGCTAAGACCACCACTGCTCCAAGCCGAAAACTGCGGCTTGAGAATCAGTCTGCGACAAGCGAGATTGGTCAGGCGGCGGCGCAAACCTAA